A section of the Leptospira kobayashii genome encodes:
- a CDS encoding sigma-70 family RNA polymerase sigma factor encodes MERLDQFLEHKGLVFGIAYRMTGSFTDAEDIVQETFLRWSNAKEQLIRSPKAFLSTIATRLSLDTIRKTKRKKETYIGPWLPEPIPANNEDEIDPDTLDLAFLHLLEKLNPVERAVFLLRESFALDYEIISKSVGKKQDACRQILKRAKENLRSEKKKFNPSLESKNALIHKFLLASSQGNPELLLPLLREDIVVWSDGGGKVHAARIPIMGKPRAAAFLIRTRKNQYYKNAEHFLAQSNGTNCIIVYRKNQPIGLHSFAVDEKGISKIHTILNPEKLTAFSNKQALIDDGKLVPLSLFLLFPKKNFFRKPIPIWAKPLANVIKWIFT; translated from the coding sequence ATGGAAAGGTTAGATCAATTTTTAGAACATAAAGGTCTGGTATTCGGAATCGCCTATCGCATGACAGGTTCTTTTACCGATGCGGAAGACATTGTGCAGGAGACTTTCCTGAGATGGTCAAATGCAAAAGAACAATTGATCCGTTCTCCGAAAGCGTTCCTCTCTACAATCGCCACAAGACTTTCTCTGGACACGATCAGAAAGACCAAACGAAAAAAGGAAACTTACATAGGACCTTGGCTACCCGAACCGATTCCTGCAAACAACGAAGATGAAATAGATCCGGATACTCTGGATCTAGCCTTCCTTCATCTCTTGGAAAAATTAAACCCCGTGGAAAGAGCAGTTTTTCTGTTAAGGGAATCCTTTGCTTTGGATTATGAAATCATTTCGAAGTCGGTAGGCAAAAAACAGGACGCCTGCAGGCAAATTTTAAAGCGGGCAAAAGAAAATCTTCGTTCCGAAAAAAAGAAATTCAATCCGAGTCTCGAATCTAAAAATGCATTGATCCATAAATTTTTGTTAGCTTCCTCACAAGGAAACCCCGAGCTGCTTTTGCCTTTGTTAAGGGAAGACATTGTAGTTTGGAGCGACGGAGGAGGAAAAGTACACGCGGCAAGAATTCCTATTATGGGAAAACCAAGAGCGGCAGCATTTTTAATCAGAACAAGAAAAAATCAATACTACAAAAACGCAGAACATTTCCTAGCCCAATCCAATGGTACAAATTGTATCATTGTCTATCGCAAAAATCAGCCGATAGGCCTGCATTCTTTTGCAGTGGATGAAAAAGGAATCTCAAAAATCCATACGATTTTAAATCCGGAAAAGCTTACCGCCTTTTCCAATAAACAAGCATTAATTGATGACGGCAAGTTGGTTCCATTGAGTTTGTTTCTTTTGTTTCCGAAAAAGAACTTTTTCAGAAAACCGATTCCTATTTGGGCCAAACCACTGGCCAATGTAATCAAATGGATATTTACTTGA
- a CDS encoding NAD(P)/FAD-dependent oxidoreductase — protein sequence MESTKTVIIAGGGYAGIISANRLARKKLPIRIILVTAEEEFHERIRNHQVLCGTLAKTYSTKSLLHKKVELKIAKITKIESGSKEIFLSNNKKLNYDYLIYALGVQKKANGTLPDTYISIAEKADCIRMANTLKAVIKPKITILGAGLSGIETMAELAETFPAADLSLVDSGKLGAGFSETATDWMKGYVAEHKVHLIEDSYIQSFEAGSLITKSGKKIEHDICILSNGLVASPVGAESGLPTNEIGQLLVNEYLELKNNPDVFVAGDAAKVVSGNHDHLRMACATALPMGIYAAERLAYTFGIKSKLGEKPFSLSYLGRNISLGRQNGVVQSSLPDDTPYGKVWKSKMAAFIKETICKLTILSFKLEKYADVYVWKG from the coding sequence ATGGAATCTACAAAAACAGTTATCATTGCCGGAGGAGGATATGCAGGGATCATTTCGGCAAACCGATTGGCCAGAAAAAAACTCCCGATCCGAATCATCCTAGTGACAGCAGAGGAAGAATTTCACGAAAGGATTCGTAATCACCAGGTACTTTGCGGAACTCTCGCAAAAACATATTCAACCAAATCCTTATTGCATAAAAAAGTAGAACTCAAAATCGCCAAAATCACAAAAATCGAATCCGGCTCGAAAGAAATTTTTCTAAGCAATAATAAAAAACTGAATTATGATTATCTGATTTATGCGTTAGGTGTTCAAAAGAAAGCAAACGGGACTCTGCCTGATACTTACATCTCTATCGCGGAAAAAGCCGATTGCATTCGCATGGCAAATACATTGAAGGCAGTGATCAAACCTAAGATCACAATCCTTGGAGCGGGGCTGAGTGGAATTGAAACAATGGCCGAACTTGCGGAAACATTTCCCGCAGCAGATCTTTCTTTGGTAGATTCCGGAAAACTAGGGGCAGGATTTTCGGAAACAGCGACAGATTGGATGAAAGGTTATGTTGCAGAACATAAGGTCCATTTGATAGAAGATTCCTATATTCAATCTTTCGAAGCCGGTTCATTGATTACAAAATCAGGAAAAAAAATAGAACATGATATATGCATTCTTTCCAACGGGCTAGTGGCTTCTCCCGTTGGCGCGGAATCGGGACTACCTACGAACGAAATCGGTCAATTGCTTGTGAATGAATATCTTGAATTGAAAAATAACCCAGATGTGTTTGTAGCAGGAGATGCCGCCAAAGTGGTTTCCGGAAACCACGATCATTTGCGAATGGCATGTGCCACTGCTCTGCCTATGGGAATTTATGCCGCAGAAAGATTGGCCTATACTTTTGGCATAAAATCAAAGTTAGGTGAAAAACCTTTTAGCCTTTCCTATTTGGGACGAAATATAAGTTTGGGAAGACAAAACGGAGTGGTTCAATCTTCACTGCCGGATGATACTCCTTACGGAAAGGTTTGGAAATCCAAAATGGCTGCCTTTATCAAGGAAACTATTTGCAAGCTTACAATACTGTCCTTTAAATTGGAAAAATATGCGGACGTTTATGTATGGAAAGGTTAG
- a CDS encoding LamG domain-containing protein, with translation MESYIRFFDLPRCIHFAFTLCLSFYCQPVFNNTGDHESKAYYQTKILQCFLEKRCGDSIKNISYTGSPYSFTQKVSITPLTPSLAVKVVSCSSSPSLPSGLSIDSQCKISGTPLTLQPKTSYTIIANLSDSSSIQGNIEISINNFLIPSTLSSGLYAWYPLDGNINDMSGNSHDGYFPGGIWPATSGPSYTSGRSNIPNDVATFNGSNQLFASDFVPLCHEDFAIALWIYAGSVTNNKIMGYQDAPSYNPGITLSLNATGRVDFSAFWIAGWGNVDGIIGSSATAISANVWTHIAYVHNGTTRQGNIWVNGVNEGVTSNFGSFAGCTTGTSPNQWWNGTPLNIGYAFPSGFFTGRMDDIWFFKGRQLSASDISTLMGLP, from the coding sequence ATGGAGAGTTATATTCGATTTTTTGATTTGCCTAGGTGTATTCATTTTGCATTCACTTTATGTTTGTCATTTTATTGCCAGCCGGTGTTTAATAATACGGGAGATCATGAAAGCAAAGCATACTATCAAACTAAAATCTTACAATGTTTCTTGGAAAAACGCTGTGGTGATTCTATAAAGAACATAAGTTATACGGGAAGCCCGTATTCTTTCACCCAAAAAGTTTCGATAACTCCCTTGACCCCTTCTTTGGCAGTAAAAGTCGTATCTTGCAGTTCCAGTCCTTCCTTACCTAGCGGGCTTTCCATTGATAGTCAATGTAAGATCAGCGGAACGCCACTTACATTACAGCCGAAGACGTCGTACACCATTATCGCAAATCTTTCCGATTCTAGTTCGATACAGGGAAACATTGAAATTTCCATTAATAATTTCTTGATCCCTTCCACACTTTCCTCCGGTTTGTATGCGTGGTATCCTCTCGACGGAAACATCAATGATATGAGCGGAAACTCTCATGATGGATATTTTCCCGGCGGTATTTGGCCCGCTACATCAGGGCCGTCTTATACCTCCGGTCGCTCCAACATACCGAATGATGTTGCTACCTTCAACGGATCGAACCAATTGTTTGCAAGCGACTTTGTTCCTCTTTGTCACGAGGATTTTGCCATTGCCCTATGGATTTATGCGGGCTCTGTCACGAATAACAAAATCATGGGGTACCAAGACGCTCCGAGTTATAATCCTGGAATCACACTTTCATTGAATGCAACAGGGCGTGTCGATTTTAGTGCCTTTTGGATCGCAGGTTGGGGCAATGTCGATGGTATCATTGGGAGTTCTGCAACGGCTATATCTGCAAACGTATGGACTCATATTGCCTATGTTCACAATGGAACCACTCGTCAGGGAAATATTTGGGTCAATGGAGTAAACGAAGGTGTTACCTCAAACTTCGGTTCCTTTGCCGGATGTACCACAGGCACCTCGCCGAACCAATGGTGGAACGGAACACCATTAAATATCGGTTATGCGTTCCCCAGTGGTTTTTTTACGGGAAGGATGGATGATATCTGGTTTTTCAAAGGACGTCAACTGAGCGCAAGTGACATTTCCACTTTGATGGGTCTTCCCTAA
- a CDS encoding DUF2237 family protein: MNMDPSVNVLGGKLVPCSHHPLTGFFRDGCCNTSDEDFGSHTVCIQATEEFLISQKASGNDLMTPHPEYSFAGVKPGEKWCLCASRWLEAYRNGVAPLVFLESTHKRALEIIPLETLERFAAETEIS; this comes from the coding sequence ATGAATATGGATCCATCGGTAAATGTTTTAGGCGGTAAATTAGTTCCTTGCTCTCATCATCCGCTCACCGGATTTTTCAGGGACGGGTGTTGCAATACTTCGGACGAAGATTTCGGTTCCCATACGGTTTGCATCCAAGCTACGGAAGAATTTTTAATTTCTCAAAAGGCCTCAGGTAATGATCTGATGACTCCTCATCCTGAATATTCTTTCGCAGGAGTAAAGCCCGGAGAAAAGTGGTGTTTGTGCGCCAGCCGATGGCTGGAAGCTTATCGAAACGGAGTGGCACCGCTTGTGTTTCTGGAATCTACCCACAAGCGGGCGTTAGAGATTATTCCTTTGGAAACCTTGGAACGATTTGCCGCAGAAACGGAAATTTCCTAA
- a CDS encoding TIGR04452 family lipoprotein, which translates to MKIKCLILFVVISMSNCVLLNPVGLNIDREKGSEAASRIREAAITIDLVNTLAATGGRAAGISILSLIADDIAGIDAAKYYVRSDVDSCVKDIKGLTGFVVGSTIANLISCRNLKTDGYLTGDPLPKL; encoded by the coding sequence ATGAAAATCAAATGCTTAATTCTCTTTGTAGTGATTAGTATGTCAAACTGCGTTCTGCTAAATCCGGTAGGCCTCAATATAGATCGCGAAAAAGGTAGCGAAGCTGCATCCCGCATTCGTGAAGCGGCGATTACAATTGACTTAGTCAATACACTTGCGGCAACCGGTGGAAGAGCTGCGGGAATCAGTATACTAAGTTTGATCGCAGATGATATCGCAGGTATTGATGCGGCAAAATACTATGTAAGATCGGATGTGGATTCTTGCGTGAAAGACATCAAAGGACTTACGGGATTTGTAGTGGGTTCTACAATCGCAAATCTAATCTCCTGCAGAAATTTAAAAACAGACGGTTATCTTACAGGAGACCCTCTTCCCAAACTTTAA
- a CDS encoding 7TM diverse intracellular signaling domain-containing protein, with the protein MKSVRLLFLAFLLFANLACSGQEKNRTNITNRFEFFRDSTGNMTLEDIEKQTSWQKVKEDSLSFHFTKDILWLRASVKDPAFLPEKILSLEWKALDSAILYLPEGTSYLSLRTGDSFPKSTWAVPKALDPSFQIPGLNPAKKNYIYLRLQSISLISFPIYSMDEDAFYHKIVLETAVIWLILGFCAVMFVISLFYLIAFRLYEFFYYAVYVLATTLWYNTQFGNSFHTLWPNSTWWQSRSNLFFLALGIAASFQFVRMFLNTKRRTPWIDRLLLILATIGFVSSFCILFTQTNAFFSRVINLIYLISIPMILITGIRIYLKGEKRIQFFLLCWGTYLCVGYSSIFYYLGIIPYSLPILYGSMFIFPIDLFFLLFNLLQKYKDLAGERNEILQRFLTVKNSQNTRYTKSKLDSVNTNEFLVRLETWMSEAKPYLDETLDLEKTSQAIGLNLQQTSELINSQIGMSFRAYLNSYRIEEAKALLKTKPNLSVIAIAFTTGFGSKSVFNFEFKKSTGMTPIEYKKNKLTKDKC; encoded by the coding sequence ATGAAATCGGTTCGATTGTTGTTCTTAGCGTTCCTCCTGTTTGCAAATCTTGCCTGTTCCGGTCAGGAAAAAAATAGAACCAATATTACGAATCGATTCGAATTCTTCCGTGATTCCACAGGGAACATGACTTTGGAGGATATAGAGAAACAAACTTCTTGGCAAAAAGTCAAAGAGGATTCTCTTTCTTTCCATTTTACAAAAGACATCCTCTGGCTGAGAGCCTCAGTAAAAGATCCTGCTTTTTTACCTGAGAAAATTCTCTCTTTAGAATGGAAGGCACTCGACAGTGCTATTTTATATTTGCCGGAAGGAACATCCTACCTATCTCTGCGAACGGGAGACTCTTTTCCAAAATCAACCTGGGCAGTTCCGAAAGCATTAGATCCTAGTTTCCAAATTCCTGGGCTCAACCCAGCCAAGAAAAACTATATTTATCTACGCCTTCAATCCATTTCACTCATCTCTTTTCCCATCTACTCTATGGATGAGGACGCATTTTATCACAAAATCGTTTTGGAAACTGCGGTGATATGGCTCATCTTGGGATTTTGTGCGGTTATGTTCGTGATCAGTCTGTTTTATCTGATCGCATTTCGGCTTTATGAATTTTTTTATTATGCGGTCTATGTTCTAGCAACGACTCTATGGTACAACACTCAATTCGGAAATTCCTTTCACACTCTTTGGCCCAATTCTACTTGGTGGCAAAGCAGATCGAATCTATTCTTTTTGGCCTTGGGGATCGCTGCATCCTTTCAGTTTGTTAGAATGTTCTTAAATACGAAACGAAGAACTCCATGGATCGATCGGTTGCTACTCATTTTAGCAACCATCGGATTTGTTTCCTCTTTCTGCATTCTATTCACTCAAACGAATGCATTCTTTTCCAGGGTAATCAATTTGATTTATTTAATATCGATTCCGATGATTCTCATCACAGGAATTCGAATCTATCTTAAGGGAGAAAAAAGAATTCAATTCTTCCTACTCTGTTGGGGGACATATCTTTGTGTTGGATACAGCTCCATTTTTTATTATCTGGGAATCATTCCCTACTCTCTTCCGATTCTATATGGATCCATGTTCATCTTCCCCATAGATCTGTTCTTTTTATTATTCAACCTTCTTCAGAAGTATAAAGATTTAGCAGGAGAAAGAAATGAAATTCTGCAAAGATTTCTTACTGTAAAAAATTCACAAAATACACGTTACACGAAATCAAAATTGGATTCTGTGAATACGAACGAGTTTTTGGTTCGCCTGGAAACATGGATGTCGGAAGCAAAACCCTATCTGGATGAAACATTGGATTTGGAAAAAACTTCCCAAGCCATCGGGCTGAATTTGCAACAGACATCCGAGTTGATTAATTCTCAAATAGGAATGAGTTTTAGAGCTTATTTGAATTCCTATAGAATCGAAGAGGCGAAAGCACTTCTCAAAACCAAGCCGAATCTATCTGTGATTGCAATCGCTTTCACTACAGGCTTCGGCTCCAAATCGGTGTTCAATTTCGAATTTAAAAAATCGACAGGAATGACTCCGATCGAATACAAAAAAAACAAGCTAACAAAAGATAAATGCTAA
- a CDS encoding multidrug effflux MFS transporter, with product MKELTKKQETLLIFLLGALTAIAPFSIDMYLPSFPAITEYFKTDIAQVELSLTFYFAGIAVGQLFYGPLIDRFGRKNPLLIGIFLYALASIGCSVAPNIDSLIWIRLLQGLGGCVGMVAANTIVRDVFPADRTARVFSLLILIMGVAPMVAPTLGGIFVASFGWQFIFLVLASFSVILFFWVVAFLPTVVGPDTSVSLKPNVILGKYIFVAKDRIFLRYALAGSFTLAGLFCYVAGSPFVIIHLMGFSPSEFGIVFAVNTSGFLLGSQVGRILLSRYTSDQIISVASICLAVSGLLLLGSVSLLSVSPYFYLAPLYFFLFFAGCIPPNANALALQHFTSNVGSASAFLGFLQMFIGSVATAGVGYFHIESALPMAAPMAICALISLSIYHGLGVKKKIEVNVKALG from the coding sequence ATGAAAGAACTTACCAAAAAACAAGAAACCCTTTTGATCTTTCTTTTGGGGGCATTGACTGCTATTGCCCCCTTTTCGATCGATATGTATTTGCCTAGTTTTCCCGCGATTACGGAATATTTTAAAACGGATATCGCTCAGGTGGAACTTTCTTTGACTTTTTACTTTGCCGGGATCGCAGTTGGCCAATTGTTTTATGGCCCGTTGATTGATCGTTTCGGTAGAAAAAACCCTCTCCTTATCGGGATTTTTCTTTATGCATTGGCATCCATAGGATGTTCCGTCGCTCCCAATATAGATTCTCTTATCTGGATTAGGTTGTTACAGGGACTAGGTGGTTGTGTGGGGATGGTTGCGGCAAATACGATCGTTCGGGACGTTTTTCCCGCAGATCGGACCGCAAGGGTATTTTCTCTTTTGATTCTAATCATGGGTGTAGCACCGATGGTTGCACCTACGCTTGGAGGTATATTCGTCGCATCCTTCGGCTGGCAGTTTATCTTTCTTGTGCTCGCTTCGTTTTCGGTGATTCTTTTTTTCTGGGTGGTGGCTTTTCTTCCGACTGTGGTCGGTCCGGATACAAGCGTATCTTTAAAACCGAATGTCATTTTGGGAAAATATATCTTTGTAGCAAAGGATAGGATTTTCTTAAGATATGCGTTAGCCGGTAGTTTCACATTGGCCGGACTATTTTGTTATGTTGCAGGTTCTCCTTTTGTAATCATTCATTTGATGGGATTTAGTCCGAGTGAATTCGGAATCGTTTTTGCCGTCAATACTTCCGGATTTCTTTTGGGCAGTCAAGTAGGTAGAATCTTGTTATCCAGATACACTTCGGATCAGATTATCTCTGTCGCCTCTATTTGTTTGGCGGTATCGGGGCTTTTACTATTGGGATCGGTATCACTTTTGTCGGTTTCTCCTTATTTTTATCTTGCGCCTTTGTATTTCTTTTTATTTTTCGCAGGATGCATTCCTCCGAATGCAAATGCTTTGGCCTTACAACATTTCACATCCAATGTGGGAAGTGCTTCCGCATTTTTAGGATTTTTGCAAATGTTTATCGGTTCTGTGGCGACTGCGGGAGTAGGATACTTTCACATTGAAAGCGCTTTGCCTATGGCAGCACCAATGGCAATTTGTGCACTGATTAGTTTAAGCATATATCACGGTTTAGGTGTTAAGAAAAAAATAGAAGTCAATGTAAAGGCCCTCGGATAA
- a CDS encoding alkene reductase has protein sequence MTTLFDPVKIGELELSNRIIMAPMTRCRAADNRVPNSLMAEYYEQRASAGMIITEATSVTSMGVGYPDTPGIWSEEQTEAWKKITKAVHDKGGKILLQLWHVGRISDPIYLDGKSPVAPSAIAAEGHVSHIRPKKKYETPRALELDEIPGIVELYRKGAANAKLAGFDGVEIHGANGYLLDQFLQDVSNHRTDIYGGSVENRARLLLEVVDAVVSVWGAGRVGVHLAPKGDAHSMGDSRIKETFSYVVKELDKRKIAFICTRDYVGEGHFGSEIKQLFNGTYIANEKFTKETASDFIASGKSDAVAFGTLFISNPDLVRRFKENLSFNELNSSTIYAKGSEGYTDYPFHS, from the coding sequence ATGACTACATTATTTGATCCTGTTAAAATCGGAGAATTGGAACTTTCCAATCGAATCATTATGGCTCCTATGACTCGTTGTCGTGCCGCAGACAATAGAGTTCCCAATTCCCTTATGGCGGAGTATTACGAGCAAAGAGCTTCCGCCGGGATGATCATTACGGAAGCTACTTCGGTGACTTCTATGGGAGTCGGTTATCCGGATACTCCCGGAATTTGGTCCGAGGAACAAACGGAAGCGTGGAAAAAAATCACAAAAGCCGTTCATGATAAGGGAGGAAAGATACTGCTTCAACTTTGGCATGTGGGTAGAATTTCCGATCCAATTTATTTGGATGGAAAATCCCCTGTGGCTCCCAGTGCTATTGCGGCTGAAGGTCATGTAAGCCACATCCGTCCTAAGAAAAAATACGAAACACCCCGGGCTTTGGAATTGGATGAAATTCCTGGAATCGTCGAATTGTACCGTAAAGGTGCCGCTAACGCTAAGTTAGCTGGTTTTGACGGAGTGGAAATCCATGGGGCTAACGGTTATCTGTTGGATCAGTTTTTACAAGATGTTTCCAATCATAGAACCGATATATACGGAGGTTCTGTGGAAAATAGAGCCAGACTGCTTTTGGAAGTAGTGGATGCGGTCGTATCCGTTTGGGGCGCAGGAAGAGTAGGTGTACATCTTGCTCCTAAAGGAGATGCTCATTCTATGGGCGACTCCCGCATCAAAGAAACATTCTCTTATGTTGTAAAAGAATTGGATAAACGAAAAATCGCATTCATTTGCACACGTGATTATGTGGGAGAAGGACATTTCGGTAGTGAGATCAAACAACTGTTTAATGGCACGTATATCGCAAATGAAAAATTTACGAAGGAAACTGCCTCGGATTTTATCGCGAGTGGAAAATCCGATGCGGTGGCATTTGGAACCTTGTTTATCTCTAACCCGGATCTAGTGAGACGTTTTAAGGAAAATCTTTCTTTCAACGAATTAAATAGTTCTACTATTTATGCAAAGGGTTCGGAAGGTTATACGGATTACCCGTTTCATTCCTAA
- a CDS encoding SH3 domain-containing protein, translated as MFSLLKYSSSALILISLASPLLAQGHWEGTLPEKKENTEYKVFAENVNIRKEPNLKADVVTKLQPGNPVKVLKKTNTALAQGKVKEYWYKVKAGKEEGYVWGGLLSDYHLTLGKYEILVRNLGVVSEVLEIKALSDSKLTSSLKLDPGPVSNESWGHELYNTESFKPSPGEMFSLRYLVYSEIEYGFPNETFITLKDGKLTSHFSRVPGMCDPPSCAESWLVFPDDILTADSEIKRKIYKGKPNTIREITRHYDIDDISAQEYYEREYIWNGKTFKEKEQETK; from the coding sequence ATGTTTTCTTTGTTAAAATATTCTTCTTCCGCATTGATCCTAATCAGTTTGGCATCGCCCCTCCTCGCACAAGGCCACTGGGAAGGAACTCTTCCCGAAAAGAAGGAAAATACAGAGTATAAGGTATTTGCAGAAAATGTGAATATTCGAAAAGAGCCGAATTTAAAAGCGGATGTAGTAACAAAACTCCAACCGGGAAACCCAGTAAAAGTACTAAAAAAAACAAATACCGCGCTCGCACAAGGAAAGGTGAAAGAGTATTGGTACAAAGTGAAGGCAGGGAAAGAAGAAGGTTACGTTTGGGGAGGTCTTCTTTCCGATTACCACCTTACATTGGGTAAATACGAAATCCTTGTTCGAAACCTGGGGGTTGTGTCCGAGGTTTTGGAAATCAAAGCTCTTTCGGATTCCAAGCTGACGTCAAGTTTGAAGTTGGACCCGGGACCGGTGAGCAACGAATCCTGGGGACATGAATTGTACAATACCGAATCCTTCAAACCGAGTCCCGGAGAGATGTTCAGTCTTCGTTATTTAGTATATTCTGAAATAGAATATGGTTTTCCCAATGAAACATTCATCACTTTGAAAGACGGCAAACTTACATCCCATTTCTCCAGGGTTCCCGGAATGTGCGATCCTCCTTCCTGCGCAGAGTCCTGGCTTGTTTTTCCGGATGATATTTTGACTGCGGATTCCGAGATCAAAAGAAAGATCTACAAAGGTAAGCCGAATACGATCCGAGAGATCACAAGACATTATGATATAGATGATATCTCCGCTCAAGAGTATTACGAAAGGGAATATATTTGGAACGGAAAAACATTTAAAGAAAAGGAACAAGAAACGAAATGA
- a CDS encoding M23 family metallopeptidase has translation MKKYIYSNLFLLLFYPFFSNGLFSQTNRVENCADFVCMIEIETEDGVELKFRNKNANPWTRNSIKIEANITNLESNTEFPLFTVIKGTEENFITKFTFKEKGKYYYRSFGYRVRPGDWDSVHDDSVIYELPFEDGKRIKIGQAYNGKVTHQGQFAYAIDFTMPIGTPILAAREGYVIATESKFTEGGFSPELWTKANFVSIQQEDGTVANYAHLNKGGVAVRVGDKVSAGQLIGYSGNTGYTQGPHLHFEIHKPNKKFEATTVPTVFKTQNGERDTIKEYFVYWKPKPGESKPVDFLLDEDIILCKLNAKRERIACGSENFKLGESVIVSLDFIQPGDHKIEVTVINLEQSVKPLMLEWRSRLENVYEGGYFELSKSPYIQGKWKAEVKVDDRFRKTLNFSVGNTNIK, from the coding sequence ATGAAAAAATATATATACTCTAATTTATTCTTATTACTTTTTTATCCGTTTTTTTCAAACGGACTCTTCTCTCAGACCAATCGGGTTGAAAATTGCGCTGATTTTGTTTGTATGATTGAGATTGAAACCGAAGACGGAGTTGAGCTTAAATTTAGAAATAAAAATGCAAATCCTTGGACCAGAAATTCCATCAAGATAGAAGCAAATATAACCAATTTGGAATCCAATACCGAGTTTCCTCTGTTCACTGTGATAAAAGGAACGGAAGAAAATTTTATCACCAAGTTTACTTTCAAAGAAAAAGGGAAATATTATTACCGATCTTTCGGATATAGAGTGCGACCTGGAGATTGGGATAGCGTTCATGATGACTCCGTGATCTACGAACTTCCCTTTGAGGATGGGAAAAGAATCAAGATCGGACAAGCTTATAATGGTAAGGTGACTCATCAGGGCCAATTCGCTTATGCGATTGATTTTACCATGCCAATAGGTACTCCGATTCTTGCCGCAAGAGAAGGTTATGTGATTGCGACGGAGAGCAAATTTACGGAAGGGGGATTTTCTCCCGAACTTTGGACCAAAGCGAATTTTGTCTCCATCCAACAGGAAGACGGTACAGTTGCCAATTACGCACATTTGAACAAAGGAGGTGTGGCTGTTCGTGTGGGCGACAAGGTTTCCGCCGGACAACTGATCGGTTATTCGGGTAATACCGGTTATACGCAAGGGCCTCATTTGCATTTTGAAATTCATAAGCCGAATAAAAAATTCGAAGCTACCACTGTCCCGACGGTTTTCAAAACCCAAAACGGGGAAAGAGATACGATTAAGGAGTATTTTGTTTACTGGAAACCGAAGCCGGGTGAGTCGAAACCGGTCGATTTTCTTTTGGATGAAGATATCATTCTTTGCAAGCTGAATGCAAAAAGAGAAAGAATTGCCTGTGGTTCGGAAAATTTCAAATTGGGCGAGTCCGTAATCGTCTCTCTGGATTTCATCCAACCGGGAGATCATAAGATCGAAGTAACCGTGATAAACTTGGAGCAGTCGGTTAAGCCGCTTATGTTGGAATGGAGATCCCGATTGGAAAATGTTTACGAAGGAGGATACTTTGAACTTTCAAAGTCGCCTTATATTCAGGGAAAATGGAAGGCCGAAGTCAAAGTGGATGATCGGTTTCGTAAAACTTTGAACTTTAGCGTTGGCAATACCAATATCAAGTAA